The Ascaphus truei isolate aAscTru1 chromosome 18, aAscTru1.hap1, whole genome shotgun sequence genome window below encodes:
- the LYSMD2 gene encoding lysM and putative peptidoglycan-binding domain-containing protein 2, with protein sequence MAELSPVPGREGGDRPGYALECEAELWQSLAQTKTRSYGSTAAVTAPWAERPIQHRLDPGDTLQGIALKYGVTMEQIKRANKLFSTDCIFLRKSLNIPVMSEKTSLFNGLDLFDSPDDDFLDSCTSQAEEPAAAQADSGSSPSSPETNRPVVRPDEELSAKDFLHRLDLQIKRSTQAAKRLKEEDDLRYDEASSYATSSYHH encoded by the exons ATGGCGGAGCTGTCCCCGgtgccgggcagggaggggggagacaggccgGGATACGCGCTGGAGTGCGAGGCCGAGCTGTGGCAGAGCCTGGCCCAGACCAAGACGCGCTCGTACGGCAGCACGGCCGCGGTGACGGCTCCCTGGGCGGAGAGGCCCATCCAGCACCGGCTTGACCCCGGCGATACCCTGCAAGGCATCGCGCTCAAATACGGGGTGACG ATGGAACAGATTAAAAGGGCCAACAAATTATTTTCTACTGATTGTATCTTTCTGCGGAAGTCACTGAATATTCCGGTTATGTCAGAGAAGACTTCCCTTTTTAACGGACTGGACTTGTTTGACTCTCCAGATGACGACTTTCTCGATAGTTGCACTTCTCAGGCTGAAGAACCGGCAGCTGCCCAGGCAGATAGCGGCTCTTCTCCCAGCTCTCCAGAAACGAACCGCCCAGTTGTTAGGCCTGACGAAGAGCTGTCTGCCAAAGACTTCCTACATAGACTGGACTTGCAGATTAAGAGGTCTACGCAGGCAGCCAAGAGACTAAAAGAAGAAGATGACCTCAG